A genome region from Brassica oleracea var. oleracea cultivar TO1000 chromosome C2, BOL, whole genome shotgun sequence includes the following:
- the LOC106323691 gene encoding uncharacterized protein LOC106323691, with product MLKVDIRKAFDTVCWDFVVKLLEAQSFPLLFITWIKECITSPRFSIAINGELAGFFPGQKGLRQGDSISPYLFIMIMEVLSKLLGKAADEEGMNLHPLCQTPRWTGMELNPAKTEIFFGGFSQIEAAVISDLAGFRRGSFPTRYLGLPLDPNRISFATLQPFLERITSKLNSWTVNSLSFAGKVRMVISVIYGSSLWVEWLKENVFKRKCYWEIQTSQRLSPTVRGMIGIRDTVREFLRWSVGHGRAATFWFDWWSDLGPLITALGEAGPHDLRIPISAFVSDDVVNGDWSLPAARSEEAVTLQIVLSMMAPPTSERGADKFLWRNATDHFLPRFSSRDTWNRIRVGATTVSWHKLVWFKEEIPRCSFITWLAILGRLPTRDMLSSWGLSIPFNCVLCSSGIENHDHLFFRCPYAIPLNLFFR from the exons ATGCTCAAAGTGGACATAAGAAAAGCATTTGACACAGTCTGCTGGGACTTTGTTGTCAAGTTGTTGGAGGCACAAAGCTTCCCTCTGCTCTTCATAACTTGGATTAAGGAGTGTATTACCTCCCCACGATTCTCTATTGCAATTAATGGTGAGCTTGCAGGCTTCTTCCCCGGGCAGAAAGGACTGCGACAGGGAGACTCTATTTCACCTTACCTCTTCATAATGATCATGGAAGTGCTCTCCAAGCTTCTAGGGAAAGCGGCCGATGAAGAAGGCATGAATCTCCATCCGCTATGTCAAACGCCGAG GTGGACTGGTATGGAGTTAAATCCTGCTAAAACAGAAATATTTTTTGGAGGTTTTTCTCAGATTGAAGCAGCAGTTATAAGTGACTTGGCAGGCTTTAGGAGAGGTTCATTCCCCACTCGATACCTCGGTCTTCCTCTGGATCCAAACAGAATCAGTTTTGCTACGCTTCAGCCATTTCTGGAGAGGATTACATCTAAGCTTAATTCATGGACAGTCAATAGCCTCTCATTCGCTGGGAAAGTAAGGATGGTTATCTCTGTCATCTATG GCTCGTCTCTTTGGGTGGAATGGCTTAAGGAGAATGTGTTTAAGAGGAAGTGCTATTGGGAGATACAGACCTCTCAGAGACTCTCTCCTACTGTGAGAGGAATGATCGGGATCAGAGATACGGTTCGGGAGTTCTTGCGCTGGTCAGTTGGACACGGTCGAGCTGCAACATTTTGGTTTGATTGGTGGTCGGATCTGGGCCCGTTGATAACTGCGTTGGGAGAAGCAGGTCCCCATGACCTACGTATTCCTATCTCAGCGTTCGTGTCTGATGATGTGGTCAACGGAGATTGGTCGCTCCCTGCTGCAAGGTCGGAAGAAGCAGTAACGCTGCAAATTGTGTTATCCATGATGGCGCCTCCAACTTCTGAGCGAGGTGCTGATAAATTTCTTTGGAGGAATGCCACAGATCACTTTCTTCCGAGGTTCTCAAGTAGAGATACTTGGAATAGAATTCGGGTTGGAGCTACCACTGTCTCTTGGCATAAACTTGTTTGGTTCAAAGAGGAAATACCGAGATGTTCTTTCATAACATGGCTAGCGATCCTTGGACGTCTGCCTACAAGAGACATGCTCTCCTCTTGGGGCTTGTCGATTCCATTTAACTGTGTCTTATGTTCATCAGGAATTGAGAACCATGATCACTTGTTCTTTCGCTGTCCGTACGCGATTCCATTGAACTTGTTCTTTCGATGA